The Macadamia integrifolia cultivar HAES 741 chromosome 4, SCU_Mint_v3, whole genome shotgun sequence genome contains the following window.
TTATCCAGCTTAACAAAACGCTCGAGTTTTTCATATGGAAGAGTTTCCACATTTTTCTTCCTTAGTTCACTCAATGCCGGCTGCTTATCAAGCAGGTGCCACAACCAATCAGGGTATTCAGATTCTGGCATGATCTTAGAGTCTGTTCCATCTTTAACTATATTGGAACCAACCACGGTGGTGGACTTGACCTCTTTGCTGAGTGTGGAAGCCTTTAGAGCATCACCAGCCGCAAATGTTCTGCAACTCCCCATTCCAATTGCCTCCTTGGAGATCATGTATTTCAATCTAGTGCAACTCATTGCCATTTCTAATCCCTGCAGCACAAAAGagttatttttaatgatttAGTGAACAAACAAATGTGTCATTAACTCGTTGGCACCATAGATCCGATGAAGTAATAAAATAGCCCACAAGAAGTGGCATGTCATCCTGGAGGCTGAATACTAAGCTCAAGAGCTCAGTTTTTGTCTCAACTTAACTGAGCAGACAATCAAAGATGGAAATCTTGAGGAAATCCAAAGACAATACCTTACAGCGATGCTTCTTGCATCTCCACTGAACCACACTGACAATCAAAGACAAGGGAACTCTTGAGGAAATCCTAAGACAATAATACCTCGTAACAGTGCTTCGAATATTCATATGGCATGCAACATAAGCATAGAGCCCCCTCCCCTTTATTTTACCTacgtaagatttttttttagtcacAGAATTGAAAAGGCCAACCATAAAAGCAAGATACATATATTTGTAATAAAGTAACCATAAAGTTACATATACCTAACACTAGTCCTACACAAAACCCTTATTTCCATAAATGATGGGAAATGGAACCTAATATTTAATCATTCCTACCAGAAGTCGGTTTATCTCCATTTTGTACCAGAAGTTCATGTTATATTGATCATTGTCATACATGAATAAAACGAACATGAAGTGATTAAAGGATTTGCTCGAGAACATTGACAGAGATGAGATCAAAAGTGATGTATCAGATATGATTCTACTCACAGAAATTAACACAAGTGAATCTGTACAAAACATGATAAATCAAAAAGCTAAAAAAGAGCTAGAGAAAGCTTTATACTGGTAACTTATAATTCATAATTTTCTAGCAATAAACAGAATATCATAACACTCATCTAGCCAATCATGTTTGTCATCTCACTTAACCGGAGCTCTTCGTTTTCCTCATTACACCTTCAATCCTCTCAGCAGCATCATCCATATTTTTCTGTTTGACAGCATCCAAAAGCAAACTACAAGTTTGATATCTGGGAGTTATATCTTGACCAATCATTTCCTCAAAGATACGATAAGCCCACTCACATTTGTTTTCTCTACAGAGCCCATGAAGTAAAAGTGTGTAAGTTGAAAGATCAAGGCCAAGATGATGCTTATTAACCATTTCACTTATTAAATCCCCCAAACTATTATCAGTACTTCCAGCTTTAAAGCACAGCTTGAGTAATGGATTGTATGTTTGAAGATCAGGCTTGCATATAGTCGACATTTCCATCTGCTTTAAGACCTTTAAAGCATTTTGTTCTTGAGAATGATGACAGAACATGGAAATCATTGTATTGTAAGTGGAAGAATTCCATGCAATTCCATTCATGGGCATCTCCTCTTCAAAAACACGAACAGCCTCTTGTACTCGGCCAGCTCTGCCAAGTATATGAATCAAGGCGTTGTAGAAAAGTGTATCAGGTTTGCAACCAATTGATTTCATTTCCTCCACTAGTTGCAAGGCTGCCTCAAATTCATCTGATTTAGCAAGTGAATACATTATAGTGGTATATGTGACAACATTTGGAGGGCACCCTTGAGCTTTCATTTCATCACAGAGCTCAAACACCTTGCGGAAGTTAGATTGGTTACAATAGGCTTGGATGATTGTTGAGTAACTGATGACACAAGGGCAACAGCCATGTCCTTTCATCTCTTGGATTGTCCAATGCGCTTCATCGATCCTGTTAGCCTTACACCAACCATGAATGAAAATGGTAAATGTGTGAGCATTTGGGGAAATGTGTGATTTGAGTCTCAAATAGACCTCCCGAGCAAGCTCAACCTTCTTCTCTTTGCATAATGCATCGAGCAACAGGTTCATGGATTCTGTGTTCTTCTCCAAGCCTAAAGTTTCTAATTTATCAAATGTCTCAATAGCATCCTCCCATTTCCCAGCTCCAGCGAGTCTTCTAATGACCTTGGCAATTGTTTGAAGCGTGATGAGACGGCTCTGATGCATTTCTGCCACCAACAACCACATTCTATCCATTTGCTT
Protein-coding sequences here:
- the LOC122076860 gene encoding uncharacterized protein LOC122076860 isoform X3; this encodes MGDNGEETSQIPMDWVQSGKELETSQILEPPGYTVQALRETPVTRSDTNLTTQSREAGDIKTGGLEMAMSCTRLKYMISKEAIGMGSCRTFAAGDALKASTLSKEVKSTTVVGSNIVKDGTDSKIMPESEYPDWLWHLLDKQPALSELRKKNVETLPYEKLERFVKLDNRARIKDSNSVRAKN
- the LOC122076860 gene encoding uncharacterized protein LOC122076860 isoform X2; amino-acid sequence: MIRNLYRMGDNGEETSQIPMDWVQSGKELETSQILEPPGYTVQALRETPVTRSDTNLTTQSREAGDIKTGGLEMAMSCTRLKYMISKEAIGMGSCRTFAAGDALKASTLSKEVKSTTVVGSNIVKDGTDSKIMPESEYPDWLWHLLDKQPALSELRKKNVETLPYEKLERFVKLDNRARIKDSNSVRAKN
- the LOC122076860 gene encoding uncharacterized protein LOC122076860 isoform X1, with the translated sequence MYLAFMVGLFNSVTKKKSYVGKIKGRGLYAYVACHMNIRSTVTRYYCLRISSRVPLSLIVSVVQWRCKKHRCKGLEMAMSCTRLKYMISKEAIGMGSCRTFAAGDALKASTLSKEVKSTTVVGSNIVKDGTDSKIMPESEYPDWLWHLLDKQPALSELRKKNVETLPYEKLERFVKLDNRARIKDSNSVRAKN
- the LOC122076859 gene encoding pentatricopeptide repeat-containing protein At3g04130, mitochondrial-like: MIIPRSTCLRNIQFPPLLLSSTFAQSISAKCSLTLSLICLSSMEKPSFSIKRFKTTSGHQELYWRGSVEESFLKELVAKIRIGNSEDEVLHCLLQDQTCHNIQISNQLVDKLLFRFRDDWKSALGLFQWVGSRSGYKHTKEAYDKMVDILGKMKQMDRMWLLVAEMHQSRLITLQTIAKVIRRLAGAGKWEDAIETFDKLETLGLEKNTESMNLLLDALCKEKKVELAREVYLRLKSHISPNAHTFTIFIHGWCKANRIDEAHWTIQEMKGHGCCPCVISYSTIIQAYCNQSNFRKVFELCDEMKAQGCPPNVVTYTTIMYSLAKSDEFEAALQLVEEMKSIGCKPDTLFYNALIHILGRAGRVQEAVRVFEEEMPMNGIAWNSSTYNTMISMFCHHSQEQNALKVLKQMEMSTICKPDLQTYNPLLKLCFKAGSTDNSLGDLISEMVNKHHLGLDLSTYTLLLHGLCRENKCEWAYRIFEEMIGQDITPRYQTCSLLLDAVKQKNMDDAAERIEGVMRKTKSSG